A genome region from Thalassotalea euphylliae includes the following:
- a CDS encoding DNA polymerase III subunit chi encodes MQTQAVFHLMPDGSSEQARLHYACSLAANYFRQQQKVYIFTEDQQLAHHVDELLWSFEPDSFVPHNLVGEGPKQGSPVEIGWQPPRGRRAVLINLAQNMPVFANQFSHVMDFVPAPEQEKQLARERFKACRQLGFQVDTNAVSN; translated from the coding sequence ATGCAAACCCAAGCAGTTTTTCATTTGATGCCTGATGGCAGCAGCGAACAAGCAAGACTACATTATGCCTGTAGCTTAGCTGCCAACTACTTTCGCCAACAGCAAAAGGTGTATATTTTCACCGAAGATCAGCAGTTGGCCCATCATGTTGATGAACTGTTATGGTCGTTCGAACCTGACAGTTTTGTACCACACAACCTAGTGGGCGAAGGTCCTAAGCAGGGGTCGCCAGTTGAAATCGGCTGGCAACCACCGCGCGGCAGACGGGCAGTGCTAATTAATTTAGCGCAAAACATGCCTGTGTTTGCCAACCAATTTTCACATGTAATGGACTTTGTACCAGCACCCGAGCAAGAAAAACAACTTGCCCGCGAGCGCTTTAAGGCTTGCCGCCAGTTAGGCTTTCAAGTCGACACGAACGCCGTATCGAATTAG
- the pepA gene encoding leucyl aminopeptidase, whose protein sequence is MEFSVKSGSPEKQRSACIVVGVFEPRRLSATAEQLDEISEGYISNLLRRGDLEGKSGQMLLLHHVPNILSERVLLVGCGKERELDERQYRQIISKTINTLNETGSMEAVCFLSELHVKGRDTYWKVRQAVEATQDCLYSFNSLKTRKEEPRRPLRKIVFNVPTRRELPIGERAITHGLGVAEGINTCKNVANMPPNICNPAYLAEQANILANDYDKVTTEVVGEKQMEELGMGSYLAVGRGSANESMMSIIKYQGGDEDQAPIVLVGKGLTFDSGGISIKPGEAMDEMKYDMGGAAGVLGAMHSLAELDLPINVIGVLAGCENMPDANAYRPGDILTTMSGQTVEVLNTDAEGRLVLCDALTYVERFEPEAVIDVATLTGACVVALGKHATGLMSTHNPLAHELLNASDQSGDRAWRLPLWDDYHEQLESPFADFTNLGGRAAGAITAGCFLAKFTKKYHWAHLDIAGTAWRSGGKDKGSTGRPVSMLTQFLLNKSGAEQGE, encoded by the coding sequence ATGGAATTTAGTGTAAAAAGTGGTAGCCCAGAAAAACAACGCAGCGCCTGTATTGTTGTTGGCGTTTTTGAACCTCGCCGTTTATCTGCTACTGCTGAACAACTAGACGAAATTAGTGAAGGTTACATTAGTAACTTACTGCGCCGCGGTGACTTAGAAGGTAAGTCAGGCCAAATGCTTTTACTACATCACGTGCCAAATATTCTAAGTGAGCGCGTGCTACTTGTTGGTTGTGGTAAAGAGCGTGAATTAGACGAACGTCAATACCGTCAAATTATCAGTAAAACGATTAACACCTTAAATGAAACAGGTTCAATGGAAGCTGTATGTTTCTTATCTGAGTTACATGTTAAGGGCCGCGATACCTACTGGAAAGTGCGCCAAGCTGTTGAAGCAACACAAGACTGCCTATACAGCTTTAACAGCTTAAAAACGCGCAAAGAAGAGCCTCGCCGCCCATTGCGTAAAATTGTTTTCAACGTACCAACGCGCCGCGAATTGCCAATTGGTGAACGAGCCATTACGCACGGTTTAGGTGTCGCCGAAGGTATCAATACCTGTAAAAATGTGGCTAACATGCCACCAAATATCTGCAACCCAGCTTACCTTGCCGAGCAAGCTAATATCTTAGCGAACGACTACGACAAAGTAACCACCGAAGTTGTTGGTGAGAAACAAATGGAAGAGCTAGGCATGGGTTCTTACCTTGCCGTTGGTCGCGGTTCGGCGAATGAATCCATGATGAGTATCATCAAATATCAAGGTGGTGATGAAGATCAAGCCCCCATTGTGCTAGTCGGCAAAGGTTTAACCTTTGATTCTGGTGGTATTTCAATTAAGCCTGGCGAAGCCATGGATGAAATGAAATACGACATGGGCGGCGCAGCTGGCGTGTTAGGTGCAATGCATTCACTAGCGGAATTAGACCTACCAATTAACGTCATTGGTGTATTGGCTGGCTGTGAAAATATGCCTGATGCCAATGCTTATCGCCCAGGTGATATTTTAACGACAATGTCAGGTCAAACAGTTGAAGTGTTAAACACTGATGCCGAAGGCCGCTTGGTGCTATGTGATGCATTAACTTACGTAGAACGCTTTGAACCAGAAGCGGTGATTGACGTGGCAACCTTAACTGGCGCTTGTGTAGTTGCGCTAGGTAAACATGCAACCGGCCTAATGAGTACCCATAACCCATTAGCACATGAGTTACTAAACGCGTCTGATCAAAGTGGCGATCGCGCATGGCGTTTACCGTTATGGGATGACTACCACGAGCAATTAGAAAGCCCGTTTGCCGATTTCACTAACTTAGGTGGTCGTGCGGCAGGTGCCATTACTGCTGGTTGTTTCTTAGCTAAATTTACTAAGAAGTACCATTGGGCGCATTTAGATATAGCAGGTACAGCATGGCGCAGCGGCGGTAAAGACAAAGGCTCAACAGGTCGCCCGGTTAGCATGCTAACCCAGTTTTTACTAAACAAAAGTGGTGCAGAGCAAGGCGAGTAA